In candidate division KSB1 bacterium, the genomic window CCCATCACAACCATCAATGATGGAGGAAAACTGAGCCAATATTCCACCGATGACTAAATAGAGATACTCTCCGGCACAAAAAAACAAACCGGCAAAAACTCCAATTATGAAACTTAGTAATGAAATTCGGTTTGGAGTGATGCGGGTTTTGACAAGAAATGCAGAAATTCTTGTGGAAAAAGGCCTGTTACAGATCTTAGATATTGGACCGTCTGTGTCTTTTGCTAATTGTTCCAGCAATAATGATTTGGCGTTTTTTAAGGCTTGATCGTGATCCACGTCGATCCAGTATTTATCAGAAATATCCAATGCTCTCATTTTACCAGAATTGGCTAAAATCCTGATGCCACCGGAAAGAGCATCGTTTCCGTTGGCAATACTTTCATCAAGTGCATCAAAAATAGCCGGCGTGCATAGAAAGATACCCGTATCAATTCCATTATACTCGCTCAGTTGTTTTTCGATAGCTGTAATTTTACCATCTCTTATGACCACTTTTGTGGCGTCGTGGACATCCAAATATTTATGATGGTTTCGATCGATACAAAGAAGACATTCATCCCTTTCTAAACTGATTTCTCGAAGCTCGGTCAAGATTTCATAATCAAACAAGTGATCGGCCATTAAGAGGATAAATGAATGCGGTACTATATTTTTTGCTTTAAGAACGGATATGCCATTGCCCTTTTCCCACTCATCATTAAAAACGTAATCTATTCTTACCCCGAGTTTGTGTCCGCTCCCTAAGTAATTTCTGATCTTTTCACTATTGTAACCAAGAACAATTAGAAACTTTTTAATACCTGATTTTTTAGTTGTCAAAATGATCCTTTCGATCAGACTTAATCCTAGCAA contains:
- a CDS encoding NTP transferase domain-containing protein — protein: MKESKFLENELEVDLTGGSFGSVKIIAENFIADDLPRFPAMAIILAAGRGRRQKNNGVSKPLIPLLGLSLIERIILTTKKSGIKKFLIVLGYNSEKIRNYLGSGHKLGVRIDYVFNDEWEKGNGISVLKAKNIVPHSFILLMADHLFDYEILTELREISLERDECLLCIDRNHHKYLDVHDATKVVIRDGKITAIEKQLSEYNGIDTGIFLCTPAIFDALDESIANGNDALSGGIRILANSGKMRALDISDKYWIDVDHDQALKNAKSLLLEQLAKDTDGPISKICNRPFSTRISAFLVKTRITPNRISLLSFIIGVFAGLFFCAGEYLYLVIGGILAQFSSIIDGCDGEIARLKFKQTQYGGWFDAVLDRYADALIIFGMVQGHWLLNHDILIWTVGFAALMGTFLNSYTSDKYDSLFRKNISSKIQIRIGRDMRLLLIFIGALSNQIFLVLAILAIITNVESIRRLVLLRPKYV